The Fragaria vesca subsp. vesca unplaced genomic scaffold, FraVesHawaii_1.0 scf0513012, whole genome shotgun sequence genome has a segment encoding these proteins:
- the LOC101298276 gene encoding probable E3 ubiquitin-protein ligase RNF217-like: MLTTSKPSSHSHSPVQILTIDDDDADVILPRLQKDPSAPGSSPSPSPAAFIDLSDGSDDDEIRVLRFEPTKTRFKRRRTNPFSTGSVPEPGQCSDSLTDYPPFVCEICADDKLGYESFPIENCCHVYCSDCVISYIDSKLQENEPTIRCPVPNCAGLLEREYCRSVLPAPVFERWGKAMCDAVILGSEKFYCPYQDCSAMMIYDGEEMVRESQCPHCQRMFCAQCRVAWHVGMDCDEFQKLSVDERASEDVMLRNLAQSQNWRRCPSCKFYVEKSFGCSYMKCRCGFAFCYNCGVQALTHTGTCRSCRK, from the exons ATGCTCACCACCTCCAAACCCTCCTCCCACTCTCACTCCCCGGTTCAAATCCTGACcatcgacgacgacgacgctGACGTCATCCTCCCACGTCTCCAAAAAGACCCTTCTGCCCCCGGATCGTCTCCCTCCCCCTCCCCCGCCGCCTTCATCGACCTCTCGGATGGCTCCGACGACGACGAGATTCGAGTCCTCCGCTTCGAACCCACCAAAACCCGCTTCAAAAGGCGCAGAACAAACCCGTTTTCAACCGGGTCGGTACCCGAACCCGGCCAGTGCTCCGACTCCCTCACCGACTACCCCCCCTTCGTCTGCGAAATCTGCGCCGACGACAAGCTCGGGTACGAATCTTTCCCGATCGAGAATTGCTGCCACGTGTACTGCTCCGACTGCGTCATCAGCTACATCGATTCCAAGCTCCAAGAGAACGAGCCGACAATCCGTTGCCCTGTTCCGAATTGCGCGGGCCTGCTCGAGCGGGAGTACTGCCGCTCGGTGCTGCCGGCGCCGGTGTTCGAGAGGTGGGGGAAGGCAATGTGTGACGCGGTTATTCTGGGATCGGAGAAGTTCTACTGCCCCTATCAGGACTGCTCCGCCATGATGATTTATGATGGGGAGGAAATGGTGAGGGAGTCGCAATGCCCGCATTGCCAGAGGATGTTCTGTGCTCAGTGTAGGGTTGCTTGGCATGTTGGGATGGATTGCGACGAGTTTCAGAAGCTCAGTGTGGATGAGAGAGCCAGTGAGGATGTTATGTTGAGGAACCTGGCGCAGAGCCAGAACTGGAGGAGGTGCCCGAGCTGCAAGTTTTATGTCGAAAAAAGTTTCGGTTGCTCCTACATGAAATGCAG GTGTGGATTTGCATTCTGTTACAATTGTGGAGTACAAGCTCTCACTCATACGGGTACATGTCGAAGCTGTCGTAAGTAA
- the LOC101301453 gene encoding (E,E)-alpha-farnesene synthase-like — MDCSKQLRNPQAEEQQIHQWQTKSELSAYSVHDQSRRSANYKPNIWKYDFLESLNSKFDGECYLIQMQKLIKDVKKLFVECKESDVIAKLELIDSIRKVGLNNHFEQEIKAALDAIASAELENNSNPCISSEGDLYAAALFFKILRQQGYQVSQDIFGRFMDEMGTLKKSTSGNVKGMIELLEASNLAFEGEDILEKAQAFLIATLRDTNTMWDEIDSSISKHVTCSLELSSQRRVQWFNVKWHIKAYEKNRTNQPYMTTLLELAKLNFNEVQATLQKDLREASKWWYNLGLTKNLDFARDRMVECFMCAVGLAFETDHKSFRKWLTKVINLILIIDDVYDVYGSLEELKHFTRAVERWDVMETEQLPECMKICFQVLYNTTCEIANETEEENGWNQVLPQLCKVWADFCKALLVEAEWYNEAYTPSFEEYLSNGYISSSASLIFTHAFFATKHEEGVDDSLHMNEDLVYNISVILRLLNDLGTSAAEQERGDAASSILCYKREMNVSEEIARKNIKSMIDNAWKKINENCLTRNPKISSSYINITTNIARVGHILYQDGDGFGDQEQGTRALIQSLLVEPLS; from the exons ATGGATTGTAGTAAGCAATTGCGAAATCCTCAAGCTGAGGAGCAGCAAATTCATCAATGGCAGACGAAATCCGAACTCTCTGCTTACTCTGTACATGATCAAAGTCGACGATCTGCGAATTACAAGCCGAATATCTGGAAGTATGATTTCCTTGAATCTCTTAACAGCAAATTTGAT GGAGAATGTTATCTGATCCAGATGCAGAAGCTGATAAAAGATGTAAAGAAGTTGTTTGTTGAATGTAAGGAATCAGATGTAATAGCAAAGCTGGAGCTGATCGACAGCATCCGAAAAGTAGGCCTGAACAACCACTTTGAGCAGGAAATCAAGGCTGCCCTAGACGCCATAGCATCTGCTGAACTCGAAAACAACAGCAATCCCTGCATTAGTTCAGAGGGTGATCTCTATGCTGCTGCACTATTCTTTAAGATTCTCAGGCAGCAGGGTTATCAAGTTTCACAAG ATATATTTGGTCGTTTTATGGATGAAATGGGTACATTAAAGAAGAGCACATCTGGGAATGTCAAAGGAATGATTGAACTTTTGGAGGCCTCAAACTTAGCTTTTGAAGGTGAAGATATCCTAGAGAAGGCTCAAGCTTTCTTAATCGCCACTCTCAGAGATACCAATACTATGTGGGATGAAATAGACAGTAGCATTTCCAAGCATGTGACTTGTTCCTTGGAGCTTTCATCACAAAGGAGAGTGCAGTGGTTTAACGTGAAATGGCACATCAAAGCCTACGAGAAAAACCGTACTAATCAACCCTACATGACCACTTTACTTGAGTTGGCTAAACTTAACTTCAACGAGGTTCAAGCCACACTCCAGAAAGATCTAAGGGAAGCATCCAA GTGGTGGTACAATCTGGGTCTCACAAAGAACTTGGACTTTGCAAGAGATAGAATGGTCGAATGCTTCATGTGTGCTGTGGGATTGGCTTTCGAGACAGATCACAAGTCTTTTAGAAAATGGCTGACCAAAGTTATCAATTTGATACTTATCATAGATGACGTTTATGATGTTTATGGCTCGTTGGAAGAGCTAAAACACTTCACCAGAGCTGTTGAAAG GTGGGATGTTATGGAAACTGAACAGCTTCCGGAGTGTATGAAGATCTGTTTCCAAGTACTCTACAACACAACTTGTGAAATTGCTAATGAAACTGAGGAGGAGAATGGGTGGAACCAAGTGTTACCTCAGCTATGCAAAGTG TGGGCAGATTTTTGTAAAGCACTGTTGGTGGAGGCAGAGTGGTACAATGAGGCCTACACACCATCCTTTGAAGAGTACCTTAGCAATGGTTACATTTCATCATCTGCTTCTCTTATTTTCACTCATGCATTCTTCGCCACAAAACATGAGGAAGGAGTAGATGATTCTCTGCACATGAATGAAGATCTTGTGTACAATATCTCGGTGATACTTCGACTCCTCAACGATCTGGGAACTTCTGCG GCCGAGCAAGAGAGAGGCGATGCTGCTTCATCAATCCTATGTTACAAGAGAGAAATGAATGTTTCAGAAGAAATAGCTCGAAAGAACATCAAAAGCATGATAGACAATgcatggaagaaaataaatgaaaattgcTTGACCAGAAATCCCAAAATATCTTCATCATACATCAACATTACCACAAATATTGCTCGCGTGGGGCACATCCTTTACCAAGATGGAGATGGATTTGGTGATCAAGAGCAAGGGACTCGGGCACTGATCCAATCTTTACTAGTTGAACCTCTCTCTTAA